Proteins co-encoded in one Flavobacterium fluviale genomic window:
- the lpxA gene encoding acyl-ACP--UDP-N-acetylglucosamine O-acyltransferase, giving the protein MNQPLAYVHPGAKIAKNVVIEPFTTIHNNVVIGDGTWIGSNVTIMEGARIGKNCNIFPGAVISAVPQDLKFGGEDSLAIIGDNCTIRECVTINRGTIASGQTVIGNNCLVMAYAHIAHDCEIGNNAIIVNGVALAGHVVVGNHAVIGGLAAIHQFIHIGDHAMISGGSLVRKDVPPFTKAAKEPLSYVGINSVGLRRRGFSTEKIREIQEIYRILYQKNYNTTQALSIIEAEMEATPERDEILDFIRNSSRGIMKGYSGNY; this is encoded by the coding sequence ATGAATCAACCATTAGCATATGTTCATCCTGGCGCGAAAATCGCTAAAAACGTTGTAATAGAGCCATTTACAACAATTCACAATAATGTTGTTATTGGTGATGGTACTTGGATTGGTTCAAATGTGACCATTATGGAAGGAGCTCGAATTGGTAAAAATTGCAATATTTTTCCAGGGGCTGTAATTTCTGCTGTGCCACAAGATTTAAAATTTGGAGGAGAAGATTCTCTTGCCATTATTGGAGATAATTGTACAATTAGAGAATGCGTAACTATAAATAGAGGAACAATTGCATCTGGCCAAACAGTAATTGGAAACAATTGTTTAGTAATGGCTTACGCGCATATTGCCCACGACTGCGAAATTGGAAACAATGCAATTATTGTGAACGGTGTTGCTTTGGCAGGTCACGTAGTGGTTGGTAATCATGCTGTTATTGGAGGTCTAGCGGCAATTCATCAGTTTATTCATATTGGAGATCACGCTATGATTTCTGGAGGATCATTGGTTAGAAAAGATGTTCCGCCGTTTACAAAAGCTGCAAAAGAGCCTTTGTCGTATGTTGGAATTAACTCAGTTGGTTTAAGAAGAAGAGGTTTCAGTACTGAAAAAATTAGAGAAATTCAGGAAATCTATAGAATTTTATACCAAAAGAATTATAATACAACTCAAGCTTTAAGTATTATTGAAGCAGAAATGGAAGCTACTCCCGAAAGAGATGAAATTCTTGATTTTATTAGAAATTCTTCTCGAGGAATTATGAAAGGTTATTCAGGAAACTATTAA
- the efp gene encoding elongation factor P, whose product MASTSDIRNGLCIKFNHDIYKIIEFLHVKPGKGPAFVRTKLKSLTTGKVLDNTFSAGHKIEDVRVETHTFQFLYAEGDEFHFMNAETFEQISLNKNILDAPALLKEGTNVMVQINTETDLPLSVDMPTSVILEVTYAEPGVKGNTATNATKSATVETGASINVPLFINEGDKIKIDTASGSYMERVKE is encoded by the coding sequence ATGGCGTCTACATCAGATATTAGAAACGGATTGTGTATTAAATTTAATCACGATATCTATAAAATTATTGAATTTCTTCACGTAAAACCTGGGAAAGGTCCAGCTTTCGTAAGAACAAAACTTAAAAGTTTAACAACAGGAAAAGTATTAGATAATACATTTTCTGCTGGACATAAAATAGAAGATGTTCGTGTTGAGACACATACTTTTCAGTTTTTATATGCTGAAGGAGATGAATTCCATTTCATGAATGCTGAAACTTTTGAACAGATTTCATTGAACAAGAATATTTTAGATGCTCCAGCATTGTTGAAAGAAGGAACAAATGTAATGGTTCAGATTAATACTGAAACTGATTTACCTTTGTCTGTTGATATGCCAACATCTGTAATTCTAGAAGTTACTTATGCTGAACCAGGTGTAAAAGGTAACACAGCAACAAATGCAACAAAATCTGCTACAGTAGAAACAGGTGCAAGCATCAACGTTCCTTTGTTTATCAATGAAGGAGATAAAATTAAAATCGATACAGCTTCAGGTTCTTACATGGAGCGTGTAAAAGAGTAG
- a CDS encoding UDP-3-O-(3-hydroxymyristoyl)glucosamine N-acyltransferase has protein sequence MKFPKSHSLQEIANLLNCKFIGDKDFQVLGMNEIHVVEPGDIVFVDHPKYYDKALQSAATIVLINKEVECPEGKALLISDDPFRDFNILTKHFKPFQFANVAIAASAVIGEGTIIQPNSFVGNHVKIGKNCLIHSNVSIYDHTIIGDNVIIHAGTILGADAFYYKKRPEGFDQLVSGGRVVIEDNVGIGALCTIDKGVTGDTTIGAGTKLDNQVHVGHDTVIGKKCLIASQTGIAGCVIIEDEVTLWGQVGTTSGITIGTKAVVMGQTGVTKSVEGGKSYFGTPIEESREKLKQLANIKKIPEILSKLK, from the coding sequence ATGAAATTTCCAAAGAGTCATTCTTTACAAGAAATTGCAAATTTGCTTAACTGCAAATTTATTGGTGACAAAGACTTTCAAGTTTTAGGCATGAACGAAATACATGTTGTGGAACCTGGTGATATAGTTTTTGTTGACCATCCAAAATATTACGACAAAGCGCTGCAGTCGGCGGCTACTATTGTTTTGATAAACAAAGAAGTAGAATGCCCAGAAGGCAAAGCACTTTTGATTTCTGATGATCCATTTAGAGATTTCAATATTTTAACCAAACACTTTAAACCTTTCCAATTTGCAAATGTTGCGATAGCAGCTTCAGCAGTAATAGGAGAGGGGACTATAATTCAGCCTAATAGTTTTGTTGGTAACCATGTTAAAATTGGTAAAAACTGCCTAATTCATTCTAATGTTTCTATCTACGATCACACTATTATTGGTGATAACGTGATTATTCATGCAGGAACTATTTTAGGTGCTGATGCTTTTTATTACAAAAAACGTCCAGAAGGCTTTGATCAATTAGTTTCTGGCGGAAGAGTAGTTATTGAAGATAATGTTGGTATTGGTGCGCTTTGTACAATCGACAAAGGAGTTACAGGTGACACAACAATTGGTGCTGGAACAAAGCTGGATAATCAAGTACATGTTGGGCATGATACGGTTATCGGAAAAAAATGTCTGATCGCTTCACAAACTGGTATTGCCGGTTGTGTTATTATTGAAGACGAAGTAACACTTTGGGGGCAGGTTGGAACAACAAGCGGTATTACAATTGGTACAAAAGCTGTTGTTATGGGACAGACAGGTGTTACAAAATCAGTTGAAGGCGGAAAATCATATTTTGGTACTCCAATTGAAGAATCGAGAGAAAAATTGAAACAATTAGCCAATATTAAGAAGATTCCTGAAATTTTAAGTAAATTGAAGTAA
- a CDS encoding nuclear transport factor 2 family protein, whose translation MSIKEFVQKFYKSDALIDSEILKSYLHPEVVLEWNSSKGFIQMDYDEILEMANELSRAYVRSKVRISHIISEDDLVSVRYSHFVKTIENPREEMLLAHFSTIWQIKDDKLYRGYQMSQFS comes from the coding sequence ATGTCTATTAAAGAATTTGTTCAGAAATTTTATAAGTCAGATGCCTTAATTGATAGCGAAATCTTAAAATCATATCTGCATCCCGAGGTTGTATTGGAATGGAACAGCAGTAAAGGTTTTATTCAAATGGATTATGATGAGATACTCGAAATGGCCAATGAGCTAAGTCGCGCGTATGTAAGATCTAAAGTTAGGATTAGTCATATAATTAGCGAAGATGACTTAGTATCAGTGCGTTATTCTCATTTTGTAAAAACAATTGAGAATCCTAGAGAAGAAATGTTATTAGCGCATTTTTCAACAATCTGGCAGATCAAAGATGATAAACTGTATAGAGGTTATCAAATGAGTCAATTTTCTTAA
- the sucD gene encoding succinate--CoA ligase subunit alpha has product MSVLVNKDSKIIVQGFTGSEGTFHASQMIEYGTNVVGGVTPGKGGTSHLERPVFNTVKDAVDQAGADTSIIFVPPAFAADAIMEAADAGIKVIIAITEGIPVADMIKANNYVKERNSRLIGPNCPGVITPGEAKVGIMPGFVFKKGTVGIVSKSGTLTYEAADQVVKQGLGITTAIGIGGDPIIGTTTKEAVELLMNDPETEAIIMIGEIGGQLEADAARWVKADGNRKPVIGFIAGETAPAGRTMGHAGAIVGGSDDTAAAKKQIMRDNGIHVVDSPAEIGKKVKEVLG; this is encoded by the coding sequence ATGAGTGTTTTAGTTAATAAAGATTCCAAAATAATTGTTCAGGGATTTACAGGAAGCGAAGGAACTTTCCACGCTTCTCAAATGATTGAGTATGGTACTAATGTTGTTGGAGGTGTAACTCCAGGAAAAGGTGGTACCAGCCATTTAGAGCGTCCGGTTTTTAATACAGTAAAAGATGCTGTTGATCAAGCTGGTGCTGATACTTCTATCATTTTTGTTCCGCCAGCTTTTGCTGCTGATGCAATTATGGAAGCTGCTGATGCTGGAATTAAAGTAATTATTGCTATTACAGAAGGAATTCCTGTAGCAGATATGATTAAAGCAAATAATTATGTTAAAGAAAGAAATTCTAGATTAATTGGTCCAAACTGTCCAGGTGTAATTACTCCAGGTGAAGCTAAAGTTGGTATTATGCCAGGTTTCGTTTTCAAAAAAGGTACAGTTGGTATTGTATCTAAATCTGGAACTTTAACTTACGAAGCTGCTGACCAAGTTGTAAAACAAGGTTTAGGAATCACTACAGCTATTGGTATTGGTGGAGATCCAATTATTGGAACTACAACTAAAGAAGCTGTAGAATTATTAATGAACGATCCTGAAACTGAAGCAATCATTATGATTGGTGAAATTGGAGGTCAATTAGAAGCTGATGCTGCTAGATGGGTAAAAGCTGATGGTAACCGTAAACCAGTTATTGGTTTTATCGCTGGAGAAACTGCTCCTGCTGGTAGAACAATGGGTCACGCAGGTGCTATTGTTGGTGGTTCTGATGACACTGCTGCTGCTAAAAAACAAATTATGAGAGACAACGGAATTCACGTTGTTGATTCACCAGCTGAAATTGGTAAAAAAGTAAAAGAAGTACTTGGATAA
- the fabG gene encoding 3-oxoacyl-[acyl-carrier-protein] reductase: MKLLEGKVAIITGASRGIGKGIAEVFAKHGANVAFTYSSSAASAEALEAELNGLGVKAKGYQSNAADFNEAQTFVDAVLADFGTVDILINNAGITKDNLLMRMSEADFDQVIDVNLKSVFNMTKAIQKTFLKQRAGSIINISSVVGVSGNAGQTNYAASKAGAIGFTKSVALELGSRNIRCNAIAPGFIETEMTAKLSEDVVKGWREGIPLKRGGTTEDVANACLFLASDMSGYITGQVLNVCGGMLT, translated from the coding sequence ATGAAATTACTAGAAGGAAAAGTTGCAATAATTACTGGTGCAAGCCGTGGAATCGGAAAAGGAATTGCTGAAGTTTTTGCTAAACATGGAGCAAACGTTGCTTTTACATACAGTTCATCTGCAGCTTCTGCAGAAGCTTTAGAAGCTGAACTAAATGGTTTAGGAGTAAAAGCAAAAGGTTACCAATCTAATGCAGCAGATTTTAACGAAGCTCAAACTTTTGTTGATGCTGTTTTAGCAGATTTTGGAACTGTAGATATCTTAATCAACAATGCCGGAATCACAAAAGACAATTTGCTAATGCGTATGTCTGAAGCAGATTTTGACCAAGTAATTGATGTAAACTTGAAATCGGTTTTTAATATGACAAAAGCGATTCAAAAAACTTTCTTGAAACAAAGAGCAGGTTCAATTATCAATATCAGTTCTGTAGTTGGAGTTTCTGGAAACGCTGGACAAACAAACTATGCAGCTTCTAAAGCGGGAGCAATTGGTTTTACTAAATCTGTAGCTCTAGAATTAGGTTCTCGTAACATTCGCTGCAACGCAATCGCTCCTGGTTTTATTGAAACTGAAATGACTGCAAAATTATCTGAAGATGTGGTTAAAGGATGGAGAGAAGGTATTCCGTTGAAACGTGGAGGAACTACAGAAGATGTAGCAAACGCTTGTCTTTTCTTAGCTTCAGACATGAGCGGTTATATCACAGGCCAAGTTCTTAATGTTTGCGGAGGAATGTTAACCTAA
- a CDS encoding LysR family transcriptional regulator: MDFRLKVFYTVALRLNFTKAATELYITQPAVSKHIQELEETYKTKLFERNGSKIALTAAGKILLKYTKSIFDIYREIDFEMSSFNKERQGLLRLGASTTISQYIISPVLAHFHQKQKDIKVNLLNGNTEQIENALINKEIEVGIVEGQSKNQSIKYIPFLKDELVLVCNSKNPLVKQNEISVSDLKSMKFITRERGSGTLEVIEFALKKAGLKFSDLQIEMQLGSTESIKSYLLNSDCFAFMSIHAVSKELKNKELIVLDVENLSIERFFYIITLIGKSDSLSELFIQNLASHYNLKL; encoded by the coding sequence ATGGACTTCAGGCTAAAAGTTTTCTACACCGTTGCGCTCCGCCTTAATTTTACTAAAGCGGCAACAGAATTGTATATTACACAGCCAGCAGTTTCTAAACATATTCAAGAACTTGAAGAAACTTACAAAACCAAACTTTTCGAACGAAACGGTTCTAAAATAGCCTTAACAGCAGCTGGTAAAATTCTACTAAAATATACTAAAAGTATTTTTGATATATACCGAGAAATAGACTTTGAGATGAGTTCTTTCAATAAAGAACGTCAAGGTTTGTTAAGATTAGGCGCCAGTACAACAATTTCACAATATATCATTTCTCCAGTTTTAGCTCATTTTCATCAAAAGCAAAAAGATATAAAAGTCAATTTGTTAAACGGAAATACGGAACAAATCGAAAACGCCTTAATCAACAAAGAAATTGAAGTTGGAATTGTTGAAGGACAGTCTAAAAATCAATCCATAAAATACATTCCGTTTTTAAAAGACGAATTGGTTTTGGTTTGTAATAGTAAAAATCCGCTGGTAAAACAAAACGAGATTTCTGTAAGCGATTTAAAATCAATGAAATTCATAACGCGTGAACGCGGATCTGGAACACTTGAAGTTATAGAATTTGCCTTAAAAAAAGCAGGTTTGAAATTTTCTGATTTACAAATAGAAATGCAGTTAGGAAGTACAGAAAGTATAAAATCTTATCTTTTAAATTCTGATTGTTTTGCTTTTATGTCTATTCATGCTGTTAGTAAAGAATTGAAAAATAAAGAATTAATTGTTCTAGATGTGGAGAATTTATCAATAGAAAGATTTTTTTACATCATTACTTTGATAGGGAAATCAGATTCGTTATCAGAACTATTCATTCAAAATCTGGCTTCTCATTATAACTTGAAGTTATAG
- a CDS encoding YeiH family protein codes for MKTQHTTSQLFRINHLLQQLLFAAVILLCLFSIISPPIALLLGVLTVNIFGNPFVEFNQKAIAFLLQFSVVGLGFGMNAYSAVSAGKEGFLLTVFSIFSTLVFGFLIGKWLKTEKKTSHLISCGTAICGGSAIAAIAPVLKSDENQTSIALGVIFILNSIALFVFPFIGHQLDLSQKDFGLWCAIAIHDTSSVVGAANKYGAEALQVATTVKLARALWIIPISILTAFIFKKQSRSFGTKIKIPYFIGLFVVAMLLNTYLPAINIFASQIVGIAKVGLTITLFLIGATLNFTTLKTVGVRPLFQGVLLWIFIAVLALLSILYLV; via the coding sequence TTGAAAACACAGCATACAACTTCACAATTATTTAGAATTAATCATTTGTTACAGCAATTACTTTTTGCTGCAGTGATATTGTTGTGTTTATTTTCCATAATTTCTCCGCCAATAGCACTTTTATTAGGAGTTTTAACCGTTAATATTTTTGGAAATCCATTTGTGGAATTTAATCAAAAAGCTATTGCTTTTTTATTGCAGTTTTCGGTCGTTGGCTTAGGCTTCGGAATGAATGCTTATAGTGCGGTATCTGCTGGAAAAGAAGGATTTCTTCTTACTGTATTCTCAATTTTTAGCACTTTGGTTTTTGGTTTTTTAATTGGTAAGTGGCTTAAGACAGAGAAGAAAACATCGCATTTAATTTCTTGCGGAACAGCAATTTGCGGCGGGAGTGCAATTGCTGCTATCGCGCCAGTACTAAAATCAGACGAAAATCAGACTTCAATTGCTTTGGGAGTTATTTTTATTCTAAACTCTATTGCATTGTTTGTTTTTCCGTTTATTGGACATCAGTTGGATTTATCCCAAAAAGATTTCGGACTTTGGTGTGCGATTGCTATTCATGATACCAGTTCGGTTGTTGGCGCTGCAAATAAATATGGAGCAGAAGCTTTACAGGTTGCCACGACGGTGAAATTAGCGAGAGCATTATGGATTATTCCGATATCTATTTTGACCGCTTTTATTTTTAAAAAGCAATCCAGAAGCTTCGGTACAAAAATCAAAATCCCGTATTTTATTGGACTCTTTGTTGTCGCGATGCTTCTGAATACTTATCTTCCAGCTATAAATATTTTTGCATCACAAATTGTTGGAATTGCTAAAGTTGGTCTGACAATTACTTTGTTTTTAATTGGAGCAACTTTAAATTTTACCACATTAAAAACAGTAGGAGTAAGGCCATTGTTCCAAGGAGTTCTTCTTTGGATTTTTATTGCTGTTCTAGCTTTATTATCAATTCTTTACCTAGTTTAG